In Asanoa sp. WMMD1127, one genomic interval encodes:
- a CDS encoding cytidine deaminase: MEIDWVALRAAAVEVMGNAYAPYSDFPVGAAGLVDDGRVVAGCNVENASYGVTLCAECGMVSALHASGGGRLVAVSCVDGAGQPLMPCGRCRQLLFEHGGPDCLVEAVPEPLRVGDLLPHAFGPANLDRGRAAIPEVPERLARWRGRGTVFVHTDSAGGALVWTGYWERSAGEGEETGILEEAPTWADPTAGIEWARARTARIVIVDEAGETWWAGEGEPPAEIGKRWEA; this comes from the coding sequence ATGGAGATCGACTGGGTGGCGCTGCGGGCGGCCGCCGTCGAGGTGATGGGCAACGCGTACGCGCCGTACTCGGACTTTCCGGTCGGTGCGGCGGGGCTCGTCGACGACGGTCGGGTCGTGGCCGGCTGCAACGTGGAGAACGCGTCTTACGGGGTGACCCTCTGCGCCGAGTGCGGGATGGTGTCGGCCCTGCACGCCTCCGGCGGTGGGCGCCTGGTCGCGGTCTCCTGTGTCGACGGCGCCGGCCAGCCGCTGATGCCCTGCGGCCGCTGCCGCCAGCTCCTGTTCGAGCACGGCGGCCCCGACTGCCTGGTCGAGGCCGTGCCGGAGCCGCTGCGGGTGGGCGACCTGCTGCCGCACGCCTTCGGGCCGGCCAACCTCGACCGCGGCCGCGCCGCGATCCCGGAGGTCCCGGAGCGGCTGGCCCGGTGGCGCGGTCGCGGCACGGTCTTCGTGCACACCGACAGTGCGGGCGGCGCGCTGGTCTGGACCGGCTACTGGGAGCGCTCGGCCGGCGAGGGCGAGGAGACCGGCATCCTCGAAGAAGCGCCGACGTGGGCGGACCCGACCGCGGGCATCGAATGGGCGCGCGCCCGCACGGCCCGCATCGTGATCGTCGACGAGGCCGGCGAGACCTGGTGGGCCGGCGAGGGCGAGCCTCCGGCCGAGATCGGCAAGCGGTGGGAAGCGTGA